In Vibrio neptunius, the following are encoded in one genomic region:
- a CDS encoding M4 family metallopeptidase: MMKQRQMLWLIAAGLGASLPVTAAEMVKVDSDALLQQALKAQSNSVVPLETGFAEVKRVVLPNGKVKVRYQQTHMGLPVFNTSVVATQTKSSQSEVYGVMAQGISGDLSTVAPALDEKQAIAAAKNAFKKHSLGASDAPFENSKTKLMVWLDDSQTAKVVYMVDFFVAAKVPRRPFYLVDATTGEVLKHWEGINHAQATGTGPGGNEKTGQYNYGTDFPGFIVDKSGTTCTMNISAVKTVDLKGGTSGSTPFSYPCSDDTNYNDNRFTNGAYSPLNDAHYFGKVVFDMFQDWMNTSPLTFQLTMRVHYGTDYENAFWNGSSMTFGDGKNRFYPLVDINVSAHEVSHGFTEQNSGLVYSNMSGGMNEAYSDIAGEAAEFYMKGSVDWIVGADIFKSSGGLRYFDLPSKDGRSIDHASQYYNGLNVHYSSGVYNRAFYLLANKTGWDVRKGFEIFTLANQLYWTANSTFDAGACGVAKAAADMGYKVADVEDAFNTVGVNASCGTTPPPTGDVLVKGTPVTNLSGASSSEVYYTFTVDSASSVVVSISGGTGDADLYLKAGSKPTTGSYDCRPYRYGNSEQCSLSATPGTTYHVMLRGYSSYSGVTLRLD, encoded by the coding sequence ATGATGAAACAACGTCAAATGCTCTGGCTGATTGCCGCTGGATTAGGAGCTAGCCTACCAGTGACGGCCGCAGAGATGGTTAAAGTAGACAGTGATGCATTACTACAACAAGCACTTAAAGCTCAGTCAAACAGCGTCGTTCCGTTGGAAACTGGCTTCGCTGAAGTAAAACGCGTCGTTTTACCGAATGGTAAAGTCAAAGTTCGTTATCAACAGACACACATGGGTCTGCCAGTGTTTAACACCTCTGTGGTTGCCACTCAGACCAAAAGCAGCCAGAGTGAAGTTTACGGCGTCATGGCCCAGGGAATCAGTGGTGACTTGTCAACTGTCGCTCCCGCTCTGGATGAGAAACAAGCGATCGCAGCAGCGAAAAATGCGTTTAAGAAGCACTCTCTTGGCGCTTCTGATGCACCGTTCGAAAATTCTAAAACCAAGCTGATGGTGTGGCTTGATGACTCTCAAACCGCCAAAGTCGTCTACATGGTAGACTTCTTTGTTGCAGCAAAAGTACCAAGACGCCCATTCTACTTGGTTGATGCCACTACAGGCGAAGTACTGAAACATTGGGAAGGCATAAACCACGCTCAAGCGACAGGTACAGGCCCTGGTGGTAACGAAAAGACGGGTCAATACAACTACGGTACGGATTTCCCAGGGTTTATCGTCGATAAATCAGGCACTACTTGTACGATGAACATTTCAGCGGTCAAAACCGTTGATTTGAAGGGAGGAACGTCAGGCAGTACCCCATTCAGCTACCCATGTAGTGATGATACCAACTACAACGACAATAGATTTACTAATGGCGCGTATTCGCCTCTAAACGACGCGCATTACTTTGGTAAAGTTGTGTTTGATATGTTCCAAGATTGGATGAACACATCGCCGCTGACTTTCCAGCTCACCATGCGTGTTCACTATGGTACCGACTACGAAAACGCATTCTGGAACGGTTCATCAATGACGTTCGGTGATGGTAAGAACAGGTTCTATCCGCTGGTGGATATCAACGTCAGTGCGCATGAAGTGAGCCATGGCTTTACTGAGCAAAACTCAGGGTTAGTGTATTCCAATATGTCCGGTGGTATGAACGAAGCGTACTCTGATATTGCTGGTGAAGCGGCGGAATTCTACATGAAAGGTTCTGTTGACTGGATTGTTGGTGCCGATATCTTTAAGTCTTCCGGTGGTTTACGCTACTTCGATCTTCCGTCCAAAGATGGCCGCTCAATCGACCACGCTTCTCAGTACTACAATGGCCTGAACGTCCACTACTCAAGTGGTGTATACAACCGTGCGTTCTACTTGTTGGCGAACAAAACAGGTTGGGATGTGCGTAAAGGTTTCGAAATCTTTACTTTGGCAAACCAACTTTACTGGACAGCAAACAGCACGTTCGATGCAGGTGCTTGTGGTGTAGCAAAAGCCGCCGCTGATATGGGTTACAAAGTAGCGGACGTGGAAGATGCGTTCAACACAGTCGGCGTCAATGCGTCTTGTGGTACAACGCCTCCACCAACTGGTGATGTATTGGTAAAAGGTACGCCAGTAACTAACCTATCTGGCGCGAGTTCCTCTGAGGTTTACTACACCTTTACTGTCGACTCAGCGTCTAGCGTTGTGGTGTCTATCTCTGGTGGTACGGGCGATGCGGACCTTTACCTAAAAGCAGGCAGCAAACCCACAACAGGTAGCTATGATTGTCGTCCATACCGTTATGGTAACAGCGAACAGTGCAGCCTATCAGCCACACCGGGTACCACTTACCACGTGATGCTAAGAGGCTACTCTAGCTACTCTGGTGTAACACTAAGACTCGATTAA
- a CDS encoding DUF962 domain-containing protein: MRDLSQWLSDYGESHQNPVNQKIHKVAVPGIFLSIVGLIWSIPPISLLGYTLNWVWVAMLPVMVFYFKLSLSVFLMMLGFTLACISLIWSLEILQAPVLLVSLVLFAVLWMLQFIGHKIEGKKPSFFDDLFFLLIGPVWVFRQK, encoded by the coding sequence ATGCGGGATTTGAGCCAATGGTTAAGCGATTATGGCGAAAGCCATCAAAATCCAGTCAATCAGAAAATCCATAAAGTGGCGGTACCGGGCATTTTTCTATCCATTGTCGGCTTAATTTGGTCAATTCCACCGATATCTTTGTTGGGTTATACCCTCAACTGGGTGTGGGTTGCTATGTTACCTGTCATGGTTTTCTACTTTAAACTGTCGCTGAGTGTGTTTCTTATGATGCTCGGTTTTACACTCGCGTGTATTTCTTTGATTTGGTCGTTGGAGATCCTTCAAGCCCCCGTTTTGCTCGTCTCGCTCGTCTTGTTTGCCGTATTGTGGATGCTACAGTTCATTGGGCATAAGATCGAAGGCAAAAAACCGTCGTTCTTTGACGATCTTTTCTTTCTTCTGATTGGCCCTGTCTGGGTATTTCGCCAGAAATAG
- a CDS encoding alpha-ketoglutarate-dependent dioxygenase AlkB — MDLFDALPCDQRWIDLPNGRLLWIQDFMSRAEADALMLSLKQNTPWSQQQIQLFGRAVMQPRLQAWYGDKSYTYSGLTMPPMPMDSRLNAIKSRCEKIANQTFNSVLINLYRDGQDSMGAHQDNEPELGPNPTIASLSLGATRRFILKHNQTGQNHKLELSHGSLLIMAGEMQHYWKHSIPKTRQQKDERINLTFRMIY, encoded by the coding sequence TTGGATTTGTTTGACGCCTTACCTTGTGATCAGAGATGGATAGACCTGCCTAACGGTCGTTTGCTGTGGATCCAAGATTTCATGTCGCGGGCAGAAGCGGACGCTTTAATGTTAAGCCTCAAGCAAAATACGCCTTGGTCACAACAACAAATCCAACTGTTTGGTCGAGCAGTGATGCAACCACGTCTACAGGCGTGGTATGGCGACAAATCATACACTTACTCCGGCCTAACCATGCCGCCAATGCCAATGGATAGTAGGCTGAACGCGATCAAATCTCGATGTGAAAAAATAGCCAACCAAACGTTCAACTCGGTGCTGATCAACTTGTACCGTGACGGACAAGACTCCATGGGTGCACATCAAGACAATGAGCCCGAGCTCGGACCCAACCCTACTATCGCATCACTTAGCTTAGGTGCTACACGCAGATTCATACTCAAACATAACCAAACAGGTCAAAACCATAAACTAGAGCTATCTCACGGTAGCTTGCTGATCATGGCCGGTGAAATGCAGCACTACTGGAAACACAGTATACCTAAAACACGCCAACAAAAAGATGAGAGGATTAACCTGACTTTCAGGATGATTTACTGA
- a CDS encoding DMT family transporter: MPNQLYPVLFMLSSTFSLSLTGLFSKFLSEHFDANLLSFLRFILPAMVLILMFIGKEVRWPDRSEQVPLWIRALCIGACQICFIYSLQHLTLVESVVLFGTGPLFIPVLEKLMFSTRIRPVNVLGLLSTFVGVVLLAGDVSGFSFRSELLVGLAAGVFNAGSQLSLYRISKSRLNAFEINLWTFLFASVVIMPLLAFSLVNDYVMYQASNTNPWLIVTVLGILALLIINTQVFRSKAYKLAESGSQLAPLIFTNLLFTAVWQVMFYDERYSAYQVLGLSLIIVANIVCVLLPKWLQSKSFKVA; the protein is encoded by the coding sequence ATGCCAAATCAGTTGTACCCAGTTTTATTCATGTTGTCTTCAACATTCAGTTTGTCACTAACGGGACTGTTTTCCAAATTTCTCAGCGAGCATTTTGATGCTAACTTGCTCAGCTTTCTGCGTTTTATTCTGCCTGCTATGGTGCTTATTTTGATGTTTATTGGCAAGGAAGTAAGATGGCCTGATCGAAGCGAACAAGTGCCTTTGTGGATAAGAGCTCTGTGTATCGGTGCGTGCCAGATCTGTTTTATCTACTCACTTCAACATCTGACACTGGTAGAAAGTGTGGTGTTGTTTGGCACGGGGCCACTGTTTATTCCCGTGTTAGAAAAGCTAATGTTTTCAACTCGAATTCGCCCGGTAAACGTTCTCGGACTGTTGAGTACGTTTGTTGGTGTAGTTTTACTCGCTGGGGACGTCAGTGGTTTTAGTTTCAGGAGTGAATTGTTAGTGGGTCTTGCCGCTGGTGTTTTTAATGCCGGCTCTCAACTCAGCCTCTATCGTATTAGTAAAAGTCGGCTGAATGCATTTGAAATCAATTTGTGGACGTTTCTTTTCGCCTCAGTTGTTATCATGCCTTTGCTCGCGTTTAGTTTGGTGAACGACTATGTTATGTACCAGGCGTCAAACACAAATCCTTGGCTTATCGTTACTGTTCTTGGGATTTTGGCCTTACTGATTATTAATACGCAAGTGTTTCGCTCCAAAGCTTATAAGCTTGCTGAATCAGGCTCCCAACTAGCGCCTTTGATTTTTACCAACCTACTTTTCACCGCAGTTTGGCAGGTGATGTTTTATGACGAACGATACAGTGCATACCAAGTTCTTGGCTTGAGCTTGATTATTGTGGCCAACATTGTCTGTGTACTGCTGCCTAAGTGGTTACAAAGCAAAAGCTTTAAAGTTGCCTGA
- a CDS encoding LysR family transcriptional regulator, with protein sequence MKKLAPLKSIYSFIAVAETGSMTEAAHQLSVSHSAVSQAIKSLEAQIGQALFLRAGRSVVLNAAGRRYYKQVAPAIEQIVTATQQLIDEKQSQRLTLNMVNSLAMHWWIPRVNRFNLFAPHLDIRISNLIGSFVMESEGVDVAIIHGKTDDWPDYYCELLARDELVMVASPDLVDTDTTPEYLLEHYPAIIAANDRRKYDWQVWCQSLQLPEPNSVNNLRFSASIQAVQATIRKLGVFVTHRQFIRDDVLHGSLVEVGDPVLNPHQDFYFACQREKLKNEHVLTLRNWLRKEFSC encoded by the coding sequence ATGAAGAAACTAGCACCACTCAAATCCATCTACTCCTTCATTGCTGTCGCCGAAACAGGCAGTATGACGGAAGCCGCCCATCAGTTGAGCGTCAGTCACTCCGCTGTTAGCCAAGCGATTAAATCACTCGAAGCCCAAATTGGTCAGGCTCTGTTTCTACGAGCTGGACGTAGCGTCGTTCTTAACGCTGCAGGCCGGAGGTATTACAAACAAGTGGCTCCAGCGATAGAACAAATCGTCACAGCAACACAACAGCTCATTGATGAGAAACAAAGCCAGCGATTGACTCTCAACATGGTCAACTCATTGGCGATGCATTGGTGGATCCCGCGAGTGAATCGCTTCAATCTATTTGCGCCTCATCTGGATATTCGAATTTCGAATTTGATTGGCAGTTTTGTGATGGAAAGCGAAGGAGTCGATGTGGCCATTATTCATGGTAAAACCGATGACTGGCCAGACTACTATTGTGAACTGTTGGCGCGTGATGAACTCGTGATGGTGGCTAGCCCAGATCTGGTGGATACAGACACCACACCAGAGTATCTTCTCGAACACTATCCCGCCATTATTGCCGCCAATGACAGGCGAAAGTACGATTGGCAGGTTTGGTGTCAGAGCCTCCAATTGCCAGAACCCAACTCGGTAAACAATCTGCGTTTTTCGGCCTCTATACAGGCAGTCCAAGCCACTATCCGCAAACTGGGTGTTTTTGTCACTCACCGCCAGTTCATCCGTGACGATGTATTGCATGGCTCATTGGTCGAAGTTGGAGACCCCGTCCTGAATCCACATCAAGATTTTTATTTCGCGTGTCAGCGAGAAAAACTCAAAAATGAACACGTTCTTACTCTGCGAAACTGGCTACGCAAAGAGTTCAGCTGTTAG
- a CDS encoding GGDEF domain-containing protein, producing the protein MARFAGQHLEEMADLRSARKSKAVLLCSLISLVVLVYYGVAHIADQNYWFAALNLLCVGILSANLWYLKLNPTTNVSELILSGVLLFHATMLLLYGGNISDRLLWLYPILTAVIFVCEFRAGLLLSGTFYVLTAIACLFTNVIPIPVNLSVDRFLLSLFALCLLCNTSSYFYANVVNYIQSLYKEGIEDLAYRDQLTGLANRWSFESWALEKLTEVSDSQAITAMVFLDIDNFKTINDTYGHEVGDRVLQHFAKRLKNNIRSKDRKTEKHDYSIARYAGDEFVLLLYDVRSTKDLNGILDRICHLFEDSYQSTERINKLTVSVGVAIFPEDGDSLPELTRCADKAMYAAKHGGKNQYRYYQRERPTAVTDTEKVTPINKFSGS; encoded by the coding sequence ATGGCGAGATTTGCAGGACAACATTTAGAAGAGATGGCCGACCTACGCTCAGCTCGCAAGAGCAAAGCGGTACTTCTATGTTCGCTCATTTCGTTGGTTGTGCTGGTCTACTACGGGGTCGCCCATATTGCTGACCAAAACTACTGGTTCGCTGCGCTAAACCTACTTTGTGTGGGTATCTTGAGCGCCAATCTGTGGTATTTGAAACTTAATCCGACAACAAATGTATCTGAACTTATACTTTCAGGCGTTTTATTGTTTCACGCCACGATGCTGCTGCTGTATGGAGGTAACATATCAGATCGCCTTCTGTGGCTGTATCCCATCTTAACCGCAGTGATTTTTGTCTGCGAGTTCCGCGCAGGTCTATTACTCAGCGGAACGTTTTACGTCCTGACTGCGATAGCCTGCCTGTTCACCAACGTTATCCCAATCCCCGTAAATCTGTCGGTCGATCGGTTTCTGCTGAGCCTGTTTGCGCTTTGCTTGCTTTGCAATACATCGTCCTATTTTTACGCCAACGTGGTCAATTACATTCAATCTCTTTACAAAGAAGGGATCGAAGACCTTGCTTATCGAGATCAACTGACTGGCCTTGCGAATCGCTGGAGCTTTGAAAGCTGGGCTTTGGAAAAACTGACTGAAGTGAGTGATAGCCAAGCGATTACCGCAATGGTGTTTCTTGATATCGACAACTTCAAAACCATCAATGATACCTATGGTCATGAGGTGGGCGACCGTGTGCTTCAACACTTTGCCAAGCGGTTGAAAAACAACATTCGCTCTAAAGATAGAAAAACAGAGAAACACGATTATTCTATCGCTCGCTACGCTGGAGATGAATTCGTTTTGTTACTTTATGATGTGCGTAGCACTAAAGACCTTAACGGCATTTTAGATCGTATCTGCCATCTATTCGAAGATAGTTATCAAAGCACAGAAAGGATCAATAAACTGACGGTTAGTGTCGGCGTAGCCATTTTCCCTGAGGATGGTGATTCACTGCCAGAATTAACTCGTTGTGCAGATAAAGCAATGTACGCAGCGAAACACGGTGGGAAAAACCAGTATCGATATTATCAACGTGAACGCCCCACTGCGGTCACCGACACCGAGAAGGTGACACCGATAAATAAGTTTAGCGGCTCATGA
- a CDS encoding pyrimidine/purine nucleoside phosphorylase, with protein MIQANCYFEGNVQSLGFEQQGDKSSVGVMAPGEYTFETAAPECMTVVKGNLTVKRAGDEVWTTYSQGESFDVAGDSSFDLQVSVATAYLCEYL; from the coding sequence ATGATTCAAGCAAACTGCTATTTTGAAGGAAATGTTCAGTCGTTAGGTTTTGAGCAGCAAGGCGATAAATCAAGTGTAGGTGTGATGGCCCCTGGTGAGTACACTTTTGAAACAGCTGCACCAGAATGTATGACGGTAGTGAAAGGCAACTTGACGGTTAAACGTGCAGGCGATGAGGTTTGGACGACCTATTCGCAAGGAGAGTCGTTTGACGTTGCAGGAGACTCCTCTTTTGATCTCCAAGTATCGGTCGCTACTGCGTATCTGTGTGAGTATTTATAG
- a CDS encoding AarF/ABC1/UbiB kinase family protein: protein MSKEESKIPTNRISRFGQIASLATKIGSNVVAEGTKQWLKGNKLTKQELLLTPKNIKRLADQLAHLRGAAMKVGQMLSMDAGDILSPELADILARLRSDANPMLAKQLGQVMTDGLGSDWKSQFLSFNFKPIASASIGQVHFAHTDAGEPLAVKVQYPGIKQSIDSDVDNVATLLNVVGLIPKNVDIDGLLTQAKAQLHDEANYTREAMLLETYRHHLADDCRFVVPRVYQDISSETILAMSYLEGQPIETLSEHSQTTRDEAMTALLSLLFRELFEFKLVQTDPNFANYLYLSESKQIALLDFGATRTYSNVISEGYRHAFKAVIQGDNQALDSALAQIGFFSQDIKTEQKNAILNLVTQACEPMLYEGDYDFGNSDLSMRLREAGTVLSMEENYWHTPPADALFLHRKIGGLYLLAARLNTRVNVKALVKPYINSN, encoded by the coding sequence ATGTCTAAGGAAGAATCCAAGATCCCTACCAACAGAATATCTCGTTTTGGTCAGATAGCGTCACTGGCAACAAAAATTGGTTCCAATGTCGTTGCCGAGGGAACAAAACAGTGGTTGAAAGGCAATAAACTCACCAAGCAGGAGCTGCTGCTGACACCTAAAAACATTAAGCGCTTGGCCGATCAACTTGCTCACCTTCGAGGTGCCGCAATGAAAGTAGGCCAAATGTTGTCAATGGATGCAGGTGATATCCTGTCGCCAGAATTGGCTGATATCTTAGCTCGTCTGCGTTCTGACGCGAATCCCATGTTGGCAAAACAACTCGGTCAAGTCATGACTGACGGCTTAGGTAGCGATTGGAAATCTCAATTTCTCTCTTTCAATTTTAAACCGATAGCCAGTGCCTCCATCGGACAAGTTCACTTTGCACATACAGACGCAGGTGAGCCGCTGGCTGTCAAAGTTCAGTACCCAGGCATTAAACAAAGCATTGATAGCGATGTCGATAATGTCGCCACACTGCTCAACGTGGTTGGCCTAATACCCAAAAATGTCGATATAGATGGCCTATTAACCCAAGCAAAGGCCCAGTTACACGACGAAGCCAATTATACTCGGGAGGCAATGCTGCTCGAAACGTATCGACATCATCTCGCCGATGATTGCCGTTTTGTTGTCCCTAGGGTTTACCAAGACATCAGCTCCGAAACCATACTGGCGATGTCGTACCTTGAGGGTCAGCCTATCGAGACACTCTCTGAACACAGCCAAACCACTCGCGACGAAGCCATGACCGCTTTGCTGTCTCTCTTGTTTCGTGAGCTGTTTGAGTTCAAGCTTGTTCAGACCGACCCCAATTTCGCTAACTACTTGTATCTCTCTGAGAGTAAGCAAATTGCCTTACTGGACTTTGGGGCAACCAGAACATACAGCAACGTCATCAGCGAGGGATACCGTCACGCCTTTAAAGCCGTGATCCAAGGAGACAATCAAGCGCTGGACTCCGCGCTGGCACAAATTGGCTTCTTTAGCCAAGACATCAAAACTGAACAAAAAAATGCCATTCTGAATCTAGTCACACAGGCTTGCGAGCCGATGTTATATGAGGGTGATTACGATTTTGGCAATAGTGATTTGTCAATGCGATTGAGGGAAGCTGGAACCGTGTTAAGCATGGAAGAAAACTACTGGCATACCCCTCCAGCAGACGCACTGTTTCTCCATCGTAAGATTGGCGGGCTATACTTACTAGCGGCAAGATTGAATACGAGAGTGAATGTTAAGGCACTGGTGAAGCCTTACATTAACTCAAATTGA
- a CDS encoding DUF2850 domain-containing protein, which produces MQKEAFLKLSFATLFVTLAVAFAALLFFSYNDYVHPKNVYGRWIEIGTPGYNTEVLTFNERGVYRNDRLITTTFDFDGKVITVTTGGGISIYQIAGTFKSPQLRRLEPNSPTQRFIKAGYEDTVDMGGGGSAKNRRAALSEHFSSKK; this is translated from the coding sequence ATGCAAAAAGAAGCTTTTCTAAAACTGTCCTTCGCAACGCTATTCGTGACATTGGCGGTCGCTTTCGCGGCCCTTCTTTTCTTCAGCTATAACGATTACGTTCATCCTAAAAATGTCTATGGACGCTGGATAGAGATAGGTACGCCCGGATACAATACGGAGGTTCTTACCTTTAACGAAAGAGGCGTCTATCGAAATGACCGTCTGATCACGACCACTTTCGATTTTGATGGCAAGGTCATCACTGTAACCACTGGCGGGGGTATTTCGATTTACCAAATCGCTGGTACGTTTAAATCACCGCAACTTCGCCGCTTGGAGCCTAACAGCCCAACTCAGCGCTTTATCAAAGCAGGTTACGAAGACACCGTAGATATGGGGGGTGGCGGCTCCGCCAAAAATCGTCGAGCTGCGTTGTCTGAACACTTCAGTAGCAAAAAATAA
- a CDS encoding mechanosensitive ion channel family protein, translating to MNELVALLPQNLVTALQSWDTNVLFITAASLVAWIAWRIIYGRLEILVNKTQFYWDDLTLHALKTPVSTLIWCWPATISLGFILQDYMGSKQNWLGTLKLLLVIAIFVWITMRLINNVEEYVLKQKSRDETTVQAIAKVSRLFFIIIGVLTIMQAFGLSLSGLLTFGGVGGLVVGLAAKDLLSNFFGGMMIYFDRPFKVGDWIRSPDRQIEGTVERIGWRMTIIRTFDKRPLYVPNSVFSSIVVENPSRMLNRRIKETIGVRYDDGEKVAQIVKEIKAMLRNHPDIDTKQTLIVNFNAFGPSSLQMMVYTFTKTVNWIRYHEVKEDVLLKIMSIIHKHDADIAYPTQTLKFEPPIAGEDSHTDV from the coding sequence ATGAATGAGTTAGTTGCTTTACTGCCACAGAACCTTGTCACTGCCCTGCAAAGCTGGGATACCAACGTTCTGTTCATCACTGCCGCAAGTTTGGTTGCTTGGATCGCGTGGCGCATTATCTACGGCCGGCTAGAGATTCTCGTCAACAAAACCCAGTTCTACTGGGACGATCTGACTTTACACGCCCTCAAAACACCCGTCAGTACATTGATTTGGTGTTGGCCCGCGACAATTTCGCTCGGGTTCATCTTACAAGACTACATGGGCTCTAAGCAGAACTGGCTGGGTACGCTAAAACTTCTGCTAGTGATCGCGATCTTTGTCTGGATCACTATGCGACTGATTAACAATGTGGAAGAGTATGTTTTAAAGCAGAAATCTCGTGATGAAACCACCGTTCAGGCCATCGCTAAAGTCTCAAGATTATTCTTTATCATCATAGGTGTTCTGACCATCATGCAGGCCTTTGGCCTCAGTCTATCAGGCTTACTCACCTTTGGTGGTGTTGGTGGCTTGGTTGTCGGTTTAGCCGCCAAAGACCTTCTCTCCAACTTCTTTGGCGGTATGATGATTTACTTCGACCGCCCGTTTAAAGTCGGAGACTGGATCCGCTCTCCAGATCGCCAGATAGAAGGCACAGTAGAACGCATCGGGTGGCGAATGACGATTATCCGTACGTTTGACAAACGTCCGTTATATGTCCCTAACTCAGTCTTTAGTAGCATAGTCGTTGAAAACCCATCACGAATGCTAAACCGAAGAATTAAAGAGACCATAGGCGTTCGCTACGATGATGGCGAAAAGGTTGCTCAAATCGTAAAAGAGATTAAAGCAATGTTGAGAAATCACCCAGATATTGACACTAAACAGACTCTTATCGTCAATTTCAATGCGTTTGGCCCATCATCACTTCAAATGATGGTGTATACCTTTACCAAAACTGTTAACTGGATTCGCTACCATGAAGTCAAAGAAGATGTTCTATTAAAAATAATGTCTATCATTCACAAGCATGACGCTGACATCGCGTACCCGACTCAAACTCTAAAGTTTGAGCCACCAATTGCAGGCGAAGATTCACACACTGATGTTTAA
- a CDS encoding MFS transporter: protein MGKEQSLFQWERVKRFNFSVWTVLIGVLIARTSYFMAWPFLIVFLYRDYGTSAIEVGSMLAASALIGSITGLYSGYLSDKFGRKWLMSIGCIIAFFAYNGIALASDVWHFYILILFTGLMQPLIDGPAKAVLGDSLDDLKDRELALNARYFLLNIGGAIGPLAGVTLALSNPQNLFMVTGFTHLVYCFWILFGIERKGKFKQPDRSQLPNFRQTLKVISQDRIFVLLMVANLMLMFVYAQLESSVPQVIVRSGIEDSATLIAMLLFINTATIVLFQFPLLKLMEKLPLFTRTRIGMILIAIGQLAFIVSPKDVAMGWAVASFIISLGEVVTFPTINVQIDRLAPSHLRGSYFGATALYTLGFAFGPLLGGMMIEWLGANWLFGFCFIVCISMIWLYWYAEHANDPIEREPIVQS, encoded by the coding sequence ATGGGCAAAGAACAGAGTCTATTTCAATGGGAAAGGGTTAAGCGTTTCAACTTTTCTGTATGGACGGTCCTGATTGGTGTACTTATCGCGAGAACCAGTTACTTTATGGCTTGGCCATTTTTGATTGTTTTCCTTTATCGGGATTATGGTACCTCCGCGATCGAAGTAGGCTCAATGCTTGCGGCTTCAGCTTTAATAGGTTCGATTACTGGCCTCTATTCAGGGTATCTTTCAGATAAGTTTGGTCGAAAGTGGTTGATGTCGATTGGCTGTATCATTGCTTTTTTTGCATACAATGGCATTGCGTTAGCCAGTGACGTTTGGCATTTCTACATTTTGATTCTGTTCACAGGTCTCATGCAGCCACTGATTGATGGACCTGCTAAAGCGGTATTAGGGGATTCTCTGGATGATTTAAAAGACAGAGAACTTGCGCTCAATGCGCGTTATTTCTTACTCAATATTGGTGGTGCGATAGGGCCGCTTGCCGGAGTGACTTTAGCGCTATCCAACCCTCAAAACCTGTTTATGGTGACGGGTTTTACTCATCTAGTTTACTGCTTTTGGATTCTATTCGGTATTGAAAGAAAAGGTAAATTTAAACAACCGGATCGTTCTCAGTTACCTAACTTTCGTCAAACCCTTAAAGTGATCAGCCAGGATAGAATCTTTGTGTTACTGATGGTAGCGAATTTGATGTTGATGTTTGTATACGCACAGCTAGAATCGTCAGTACCTCAAGTGATAGTGAGAAGTGGCATTGAGGATTCGGCTACTTTGATCGCTATGCTGCTGTTTATCAATACAGCAACGATTGTTCTGTTTCAGTTTCCTTTGCTTAAACTGATGGAGAAACTACCGCTTTTTACACGTACTCGTATAGGGATGATTCTGATAGCGATTGGGCAATTGGCTTTCATTGTGTCACCAAAAGATGTCGCTATGGGTTGGGCTGTCGCTAGTTTTATCATCAGTTTAGGAGAAGTGGTGACCTTTCCAACCATCAACGTTCAAATTGACCGCCTTGCGCCATCACATTTACGTGGCTCGTATTTTGGTGCAACCGCCCTGTATACATTAGGTTTTGCTTTTGGGCCTTTACTTGGTGGTATGATGATCGAATGGTTAGGCGCTAATTGGTTGTTTGGCTTCTGCTTTATCGTATGTATCTCAATGATCTGGCTCTATTGGTACGCAGAGCATGCTAACGATCCCATCGAAAGGGAGCCCATAGTTCAATCATGA